In Desulfuromonas sp. KJ2020, a single window of DNA contains:
- a CDS encoding helix-turn-helix domain-containing protein produces MSEQLPSMVCLDGDRIRAIRESQKLTQLYVAKVVGVTTDTISRWENNRYPSIKKENVLRLAEALEVPVEDLIKSEDENTEAGEEPSQKPLSSRKWLLGLVFLIAVTIAAVLLLKGREMAVPAVHAERILPAYAAPGSIIPVQIHLETEESMKGFILREHFPPGWKLIEASPPASSLDNEKGTARWIVRTGDSRKHLVYLVRVASAEPLGTSAGFSGDIVANSDNRQTPTSIQGQTSVEIDPFQWADLNGDQIIDDSEILRAYDMVEEMTGVHLDWEIVDTIWDAGGYRWEEKAKKFVPVRAEGIPSSGK; encoded by the coding sequence ATGAGCGAGCAGTTACCCTCCATGGTCTGTTTGGATGGCGACCGGATTCGAGCTATCCGCGAAAGTCAGAAGCTGACCCAGCTTTATGTGGCAAAGGTGGTTGGTGTCACCACAGATACAATTTCCCGTTGGGAAAATAACCGCTACCCGTCTATCAAGAAAGAAAATGTTCTGCGCCTCGCCGAGGCTCTTGAGGTTCCCGTCGAGGACCTGATCAAGAGCGAAGACGAGAATACGGAGGCGGGTGAAGAACCCTCCCAGAAACCTCTGTCCTCTCGCAAGTGGCTGCTGGGACTGGTCTTTTTAATCGCTGTGACGATAGCCGCAGTCCTGCTTTTGAAAGGACGGGAGATGGCCGTGCCCGCAGTCCATGCTGAACGGATTTTGCCAGCCTATGCCGCCCCTGGCAGTATTATCCCCGTGCAGATACACCTGGAGACGGAAGAGTCCATGAAGGGATTTATTCTGCGCGAACATTTCCCGCCCGGATGGAAACTCATTGAGGCCAGCCCGCCGGCCTCTAGTCTCGATAATGAAAAGGGGACAGCCCGGTGGATCGTCCGTACGGGAGACAGCCGCAAGCATCTCGTCTACTTGGTCAGGGTTGCCAGTGCGGAACCTTTGGGGACATCCGCTGGTTTCAGCGGTGATATCGTCGCCAATTCCGATAACCGTCAGACCCCTACCTCCATACAGGGGCAAACTTCAGTCGAAATCGATCCTTTTCAGTGGGCCGATCTCAATGGTGACCAGATTATCGATGACAGCGAGATTCTGAGGGCCTATGACATGGTTGAAGAGATGACCGGTGTTCATCTTGACTGGGAAATTGTGGACACCATCTGGGATGCTGGCGGTTATCGCTGGGAGGAAAAAGCCAAGAAGTTCGTTCCGGTCCGCGCCGAAGGGATTCCTTCTTCGGGTAAGTGA
- a CDS encoding cytochrome c3 family protein, with translation MKRLVATLLVVAFLAVGSLAVASDTITLDSKKGNVTFNHKVHGDSLGCAACHEGEPGKLELDMKTGHALCKDCHTQKGAGPTKCNDCHKK, from the coding sequence ATGAAACGTTTGGTAGCTACTCTGCTGGTCGTTGCTTTCCTGGCTGTTGGCTCCCTGGCTGTTGCCAGCGACACCATCACCCTCGACAGCAAAAAAGGTAATGTTACTTTCAACCACAAAGTTCATGGTGACTCTCTGGGCTGCGCCGCCTGCCATGAGGGTGAGCCCGGCAAGCTTGAGCTTGACATGAAGACCGGTCACGCTCTCTGCAAAGACTGCCACACCCAGAAAGGTGCTGGCCCCACCAAGTGCAACGACTGCCACAAGAAATAA
- a CDS encoding HAD family phosphatase → MLKAILWDNDGVLVDTEHLYFQATAHILAESQVTLSEEDFIRISLTQGQSALALAVKDGNGERELEILRRRRDALYTSLLAGGLTAMEGVHETLQKLKDAFRMVVVTGCRQPHFQIIHRQTGLLPFFEFTLVREDYHHPKPHPEAYLKALALMGLKADECLVVEDSPRGLLAATRAGLRCCVIPNRLTSGGDFSRALKVLGHIRELPALLTELSSC, encoded by the coding sequence ATGCTCAAAGCCATTCTATGGGATAACGACGGCGTCCTGGTCGATACCGAGCATCTGTACTTCCAGGCAACGGCACATATTCTGGCGGAAAGTCAGGTAACACTCTCCGAGGAAGACTTCATCCGCATTTCACTCACCCAAGGGCAAAGCGCTCTTGCTCTGGCGGTCAAAGATGGAAACGGAGAGAGAGAACTGGAGATATTGAGAAGAAGGCGAGACGCTCTTTACACCTCTCTCCTGGCGGGTGGTCTGACGGCTATGGAGGGTGTGCATGAGACGCTCCAAAAACTGAAAGACGCCTTTCGCATGGTGGTCGTGACAGGATGCCGTCAGCCTCACTTTCAGATTATTCACCGGCAGACGGGATTACTTCCCTTTTTCGAATTCACCCTGGTCCGGGAGGACTACCATCACCCCAAACCCCATCCCGAAGCCTACCTGAAAGCCCTGGCACTCATGGGACTTAAGGCGGATGAATGCCTCGTTGTCGAAGATTCGCCGCGGGGGCTTCTCGCTGCCACTCGCGCGGGATTACGCTGCTGTGTCATCCCCAACCGCCTGACCTCAGGAGGTGACTTCAGCCGAGCCCTCAAAGTCCTTGGTCACATCCGTGAGCTCCCCGCGCTGCTGACCGAACTTTCTTCATGCTAA
- a CDS encoding transporter produces MRIFRQPSRFILLSFLLIFACSPSSWASEKSAGKNLYLELDFDFTSGDYGSDTTTDSTVYTLLLGAYLGDRWDVQISAPYIYQNNSYVTTSGSIHYGSRMAGSPQVSPLANGDGVGGTGGDGTSGMDPTTTTTTIDVRDSQSGLGDMTLTLGYIWLFEGQVSPQVRAYAEGQLPTGDEDKGLGTGGYGVEGGLELFKWTGPFSLLGKGAYTWQEDRSDLGLKNYWSYEVGLGYALTDRLRPGLSLWGATEPAEGVGNLLEGKVQLHYRTGETSAIGAYVMKGLATASPDSGVGVFIFWNF; encoded by the coding sequence ATGCGGATTTTCAGGCAGCCATCCCGCTTTATCCTGCTGTCCTTTCTCCTCATCTTCGCCTGCTCTCCCAGTTCTTGGGCCTCGGAAAAAAGCGCAGGGAAAAACCTCTATCTGGAACTGGATTTTGATTTCACCAGTGGCGATTACGGGTCGGATACGACCACCGATTCCACTGTCTATACCCTGCTTTTAGGGGCCTATCTGGGTGATCGCTGGGATGTCCAGATTTCAGCGCCCTATATCTACCAGAATAATTCTTATGTGACCACGTCGGGAAGTATTCACTACGGCTCCCGTATGGCGGGATCGCCTCAGGTCAGTCCTCTGGCCAATGGTGACGGGGTAGGTGGTACTGGCGGTGACGGAACCAGCGGGATGGATCCAACGACCACCACGACAACAATAGACGTGAGAGATTCACAATCGGGGTTAGGCGATATGACTTTGACCCTGGGGTATATTTGGCTCTTTGAGGGGCAGGTTTCACCTCAGGTCAGAGCTTACGCTGAAGGCCAGTTGCCAACGGGTGACGAGGACAAGGGGCTTGGTACTGGTGGTTACGGTGTCGAAGGTGGTCTTGAACTATTCAAATGGACGGGGCCATTTTCTTTATTGGGAAAGGGGGCTTATACCTGGCAGGAAGATCGGTCGGACTTGGGCCTGAAAAATTATTGGAGTTATGAAGTTGGTTTGGGATACGCGCTGACGGATCGCCTGCGTCCTGGTCTTTCTCTCTGGGGGGCCACAGAGCCTGCAGAAGGTGTCGGGAATCTTCTTGAAGGAAAAGTCCAATTGCATTATCGCACCGGAGAGACTTCGGCCATAGGTGCCTATGTCATGAAGGGGCTGGCTACGGCCAGTCCGGATTCAGGCGTCGGTGTTTTTATCTTTTGGAATTTTTAG
- a CDS encoding putative glycoside hydrolase, whose amino-acid sequence MPVLLRFIVILVLVGQAWGAAAESLTCGHLYDSVTGKPIENAVVSSGPRLVRTDANGHFVIAASSEGFQARAPGYRVRSFTADQGHDILMEPFSAKALYLSHYGIAEPILRNPALQMIENTELNALVIDLKGDRGQVAFKVDHPMASEIGAQKILTVKDGKRLLASLKAKDVYTIARIVVFKDDLLAKARPDLAIRTEGGDIWRDGEGMAWVDPFFREVWEYNISLAEQAARMGFDEIQFDYVRFPDRRGLRFARENQEENRVGAISGFLATARQRLERYPVFLSADIFGYVCWSEKDVEIGQRLEDLSVHLDYISPMLYPSGFGHGVGMYRNPVKHPYEIISLSLNRAQQRTGLPGARFRPWLQAFRDYAFDRRSFGEHEIRAQIEASDDFGSSGWMLWNARNVYSQAGLLKKSYEAYADQVMESAPAHPKL is encoded by the coding sequence ATGCCTGTCTTGCTGCGGTTTATCGTTATTCTGGTGTTGGTGGGGCAGGCCTGGGGTGCTGCTGCCGAATCTTTGACCTGCGGTCATCTTTACGACAGTGTGACCGGCAAGCCGATCGAAAATGCCGTGGTCAGCAGTGGCCCGCGTCTGGTGCGCACCGATGCCAACGGACATTTCGTTATCGCCGCTTCGTCGGAAGGATTTCAGGCCAGGGCTCCCGGCTATCGGGTTCGTTCCTTCACCGCTGACCAAGGGCATGACATCCTTATGGAGCCTTTTTCGGCCAAGGCCCTGTATCTCTCCCATTACGGTATCGCTGAGCCTATCCTGCGGAATCCCGCTTTGCAAATGATCGAAAATACAGAACTTAACGCGCTGGTGATTGACCTCAAAGGGGATCGCGGACAAGTCGCCTTCAAGGTGGATCATCCCATGGCCTCTGAAATTGGTGCTCAGAAAATTCTGACCGTTAAGGATGGCAAGCGTTTGTTGGCGTCACTGAAAGCTAAAGATGTCTATACCATTGCCCGTATCGTGGTATTCAAAGATGATTTACTGGCCAAAGCCCGGCCTGACCTGGCGATTCGCACTGAAGGAGGAGACATTTGGCGGGATGGCGAGGGCATGGCCTGGGTGGACCCTTTTTTTCGCGAGGTCTGGGAATATAATATCTCCCTGGCTGAACAGGCGGCCCGGATGGGCTTTGACGAAATTCAGTTTGATTACGTACGGTTCCCAGACAGACGTGGCCTGCGATTCGCCAGGGAAAACCAGGAGGAAAACCGGGTTGGTGCCATTTCCGGCTTTCTCGCCACGGCGCGCCAGCGTCTGGAACGCTATCCGGTTTTTCTATCGGCCGATATCTTCGGGTATGTCTGCTGGAGCGAAAAAGACGTTGAAATCGGCCAGCGACTCGAAGATTTATCCGTCCATCTCGACTATATCTCCCCCATGTTATATCCCTCCGGGTTTGGTCATGGGGTAGGCATGTATCGCAATCCCGTCAAACACCCTTATGAAATCATCTCCTTGTCCCTCAACAGGGCGCAGCAAAGGACAGGACTTCCCGGCGCGCGCTTTCGTCCCTGGCTCCAGGCGTTCAGGGATTATGCCTTTGATCGCCGCTCTTTCGGAGAACATGAAATCCGGGCGCAGATTGAGGCATCCGACGATTTCGGCAGCAGCGGCTGGATGCTCTGGAATGCCCGTAACGTGTACAGCCAAGCTGGATTGTTGAAAAAGTCTTATGAGGCTTACGCCGACCAGGTCATGGAATCGGCACCGGCTCATCCGAAGCTTTAG
- a CDS encoding putative manganese-dependent inorganic diphosphatase, giving the protein MSKETVYVIGHKNPDTDSVCSAMAYARLKQLQGVPQVQAARAGDLNRQTEFVLDELALPRPQLLMDVYPRVKDVVGEHVVTISGNAPLSRALELFHLHNIRLLPVIDDDRQPLGLLFLKKVSERFLIPRQESEIRRVIASVDSIRQCLKASILCQAEGAGDKVEELNLYVGAMASATFRERVKGCNPRDMVLVTGDRENIQRQAVEMGVRLLIVTASLPVSPDMLKLAREKGVTILSTPFDTATSAWLTRLSTPVRELVTSDHQSVGLQDRLDDLRLKLLHSKDPGVVVLDGEGRVAAVATKSNLLSPSQAKLILVDHNELSQAVAGADKVEIMEVIDHHRLGNFHTDHPIRFINQPLGSTCSLVATLYRQAGREPERAIAGLMLAGLLSDTVILKSPTTTDTDREIATWLGQLAGLDPYEFGRRIFSAGSALAAHPSVRHLILADFKEYKADERVFGLGQVEVVSFHEFHSLKEQITKELAALKKERKLDTVGLLVTDIVQETSLLLAQGGKELPYVIGYPQVEENLFELKGVLSRKKQLVPHLLKVLKG; this is encoded by the coding sequence ATGAGTAAAGAAACCGTTTATGTGATAGGGCATAAAAATCCGGATACCGACTCCGTCTGCAGCGCCATGGCCTATGCCCGTCTCAAACAGCTGCAGGGGGTGCCGCAGGTGCAGGCGGCGAGGGCCGGTGACTTGAACCGTCAAACCGAATTCGTGCTGGATGAACTGGCGCTACCCAGGCCTCAACTCCTCATGGATGTCTATCCCAGGGTCAAGGATGTGGTCGGTGAACACGTGGTCACCATTTCGGGTAATGCGCCCCTGTCACGGGCCCTGGAACTCTTTCACCTGCATAACATCCGCCTGTTGCCGGTGATCGACGACGATCGGCAGCCGCTGGGACTGCTGTTTTTGAAAAAAGTGTCCGAGCGGTTTCTGATCCCGCGGCAGGAGAGCGAGATCCGTCGGGTTATTGCCTCGGTAGACTCCATTCGCCAGTGTCTCAAGGCCAGCATTCTCTGTCAGGCCGAGGGGGCTGGTGACAAAGTGGAGGAACTCAACCTCTATGTCGGCGCTATGGCCTCTGCCACCTTCCGGGAGCGTGTTAAGGGATGCAACCCGCGCGACATGGTTCTGGTGACGGGAGACCGCGAGAATATTCAGAGACAGGCGGTCGAAATGGGGGTGCGCCTCCTCATTGTCACCGCCAGTCTGCCGGTGTCGCCGGATATGCTCAAGCTGGCCCGGGAAAAAGGGGTCACGATTCTCTCAACGCCCTTTGATACGGCGACCAGTGCCTGGCTGACCCGGCTGTCCACTCCCGTCCGTGAACTGGTGACGTCCGATCACCAAAGTGTCGGCCTGCAGGATCGTCTGGATGATTTGCGCCTGAAGCTGTTGCACTCCAAAGACCCTGGCGTCGTGGTTCTTGATGGCGAGGGCAGGGTGGCGGCGGTGGCCACCAAAAGCAATCTGCTGTCCCCATCCCAGGCCAAGCTCATCCTGGTGGACCACAATGAACTGTCCCAGGCTGTGGCCGGGGCCGACAAGGTCGAAATTATGGAGGTCATCGATCACCATCGCCTGGGGAATTTTCATACCGATCATCCGATCCGTTTTATTAATCAGCCGCTGGGCAGCACCTGTTCCCTGGTGGCTACCCTTTATCGGCAGGCGGGGAGAGAGCCGGAAAGGGCTATTGCCGGTCTGATGCTGGCCGGTCTGCTTTCCGATACGGTCATACTCAAATCCCCTACGACCACCGACACCGACCGGGAAATTGCCACCTGGCTTGGCCAACTTGCCGGTCTCGATCCTTATGAGTTCGGACGTCGCATTTTCAGCGCCGGCAGTGCGCTGGCGGCTCATCCTTCCGTCAGACATCTGATCCTTGCCGATTTCAAGGAATACAAGGCCGATGAACGTGTTTTTGGCCTCGGCCAGGTGGAGGTTGTCAGTTTCCACGAATTCCACTCCTTGAAAGAACAGATCACCAAAGAGTTGGCTGCGCTGAAAAAAGAACGCAAGCTCGACACCGTCGGCTTGCTTGTTACCGATATCGTTCAGGAGACCAGCCTTCTGCTGGCTCAGGGGGGTAAAGAACTGCCCTACGTGATCGGTTATCCCCAGGTAGAGGAAAATCTCTTTGAACTCAAAGGGGTTCTTTCTCGCAAAAAGCAGCTGGTTCCCCACCTTCTTAAAGTTCTTAAAGGCTGA
- a CDS encoding DUF3108 domain-containing protein, with the protein MKRSVLCLLSGIVWILTVSAPLAAELATDEAVLSPVAAIEALLGEDYIYDVSFLWFDQLAEGRIRLERAESPHTYRAMLEAKTLGVAAWLTGDRVQRYVSVMQATDDGRLHSQVYESHILKKKKGKINNRIKRYTFDSENRTILYQKFNGDKKVSEEVIAWNHEEWPDDFLTAFYNFRLGNSGPLVPGARYRIPTFKKEGPADILIEILSEKARPSKAFFPAGGHLVKVILDPDVFETAGGDVFMWMDASGRPVKGLVEKVIGLGDVKGTMRQ; encoded by the coding sequence ATGAAACGCTCTGTTCTATGTTTGCTCAGTGGTATCGTCTGGATATTGACTGTCTCTGCCCCTCTGGCGGCAGAGCTTGCCACGGACGAAGCCGTTCTATCCCCTGTGGCGGCCATCGAGGCCCTTTTAGGGGAAGACTACATCTATGATGTCTCGTTTCTCTGGTTTGACCAACTGGCGGAAGGCCGGATCCGACTGGAGCGGGCAGAGTCGCCTCATACCTACCGCGCCATGCTCGAAGCTAAGACCCTTGGGGTGGCGGCCTGGTTGACGGGAGACCGGGTGCAGCGCTATGTGTCGGTGATGCAGGCGACCGACGATGGGCGCTTGCATTCGCAGGTGTATGAATCGCACATTCTCAAAAAGAAAAAGGGCAAAATAAACAATCGGATAAAGCGTTATACCTTCGATAGCGAAAACCGCACCATTCTCTACCAGAAATTTAACGGCGACAAGAAGGTGAGCGAAGAGGTCATCGCCTGGAATCATGAGGAATGGCCCGACGATTTTCTGACGGCTTTCTATAATTTCCGCTTGGGAAACAGTGGTCCCCTGGTGCCGGGGGCGCGCTATCGCATACCCACCTTCAAAAAAGAGGGCCCGGCTGACATCCTGATTGAAATTCTTTCTGAAAAGGCCAGGCCCTCGAAGGCCTTTTTCCCGGCAGGCGGGCATCTGGTCAAGGTGATACTTGATCCGGATGTCTTTGAAACGGCCGGCGGCGATGTCTTTATGTGGATGGATGCCAGCGGCAGGCCGGTTAAAGGGCTTGTCGAAAAGGTTATCGGGCTGGGAGACGTCAAAGGAACCATGCGTCAATAA
- a CDS encoding calcium/sodium antiporter encodes MILAVVLFFVGIAVLYYGAEFLVEGSSRFAISFGVRPLVIGMTVVALATSMPEMMVSLLAAVKGSSDLAAGNIIGSNIANVGLILGVAAVFQPVSVTRKTVLCEIPIMVGASVLLWLCALDGVLSAGDGLLMVGSLGAFLLYCLKNATNEEGEAELPEGMVRREKGHRKKDMFYILLGIVGLAAGAELMVRSGVFIGRSLGISEMVIGLSVIALGTSLPELAASSVSAWRGESDLGVGNVIGSNIFNIFFVLGVCALIRPLPIQAAVLRFELPVMILFSMALIPLMYRGLVLGRREGIFLLAAYLLFVWRLFW; translated from the coding sequence ATGATTCTGGCTGTTGTTCTCTTTTTTGTCGGGATAGCTGTTCTGTACTACGGCGCCGAGTTTCTGGTGGAGGGCAGTTCGCGTTTCGCCATATCCTTCGGTGTTCGTCCTCTCGTTATCGGCATGACCGTCGTTGCTCTGGCGACCAGTATGCCCGAAATGATGGTCTCGCTGCTGGCGGCAGTCAAAGGGTCGTCCGATCTGGCAGCCGGTAACATTATCGGTTCGAATATTGCCAACGTGGGGCTGATACTCGGTGTCGCTGCCGTTTTTCAACCGGTATCCGTCACCCGCAAGACGGTGCTTTGTGAAATCCCCATTATGGTTGGTGCCTCGGTGCTCCTGTGGCTTTGTGCCCTGGATGGTGTGCTTTCCGCAGGGGACGGCCTGCTGATGGTCGGCTCTCTAGGGGCTTTTCTGCTGTACTGTTTAAAAAACGCCACAAATGAAGAGGGGGAGGCAGAGCTTCCGGAGGGGATGGTGCGCAGGGAAAAAGGGCATCGCAAGAAGGATATGTTCTACATCCTTCTCGGTATCGTCGGTTTGGCGGCCGGCGCCGAATTGATGGTGCGTTCCGGGGTTTTCATCGGACGTTCTCTCGGTATTTCCGAGATGGTCATTGGCCTCTCGGTTATCGCTCTGGGAACCAGCCTTCCCGAACTGGCTGCTTCTTCGGTCAGTGCCTGGCGCGGGGAATCGGACCTGGGTGTCGGTAACGTTATTGGCAGCAATATTTTCAATATCTTCTTTGTCCTGGGGGTCTGCGCCCTGATCAGACCCTTGCCTATCCAGGCGGCGGTGCTACGCTTTGAGCTGCCCGTCATGATCCTGTTCAGTATGGCCTTGATCCCTCTCATGTACCGGGGACTTGTCCTGGGGCGCCGGGAAGGGATTTTTCTTTTGGCGGCCTATCTGCTGTTTGTCTGGAGACTATTCTGGTGA
- a CDS encoding metalloregulator ArsR/SmtB family transcription factor, protein MEFDKMQNYDREAEILKVLGHPVRLKIIAGLISQTCNVKKIWECLALPQATVSQHLALLKNKGIIEGQREGVEVYYRVVSNEARRIVQSLFEAPPEP, encoded by the coding sequence CTGGAATTTGACAAAATGCAGAATTATGATCGGGAAGCCGAGATTCTTAAGGTTCTTGGACATCCCGTTCGCCTGAAAATTATCGCCGGACTGATTTCTCAGACATGCAACGTCAAAAAGATTTGGGAATGCCTCGCCCTTCCCCAGGCTACCGTTTCCCAGCACTTGGCCCTTCTCAAGAACAAGGGGATTATCGAAGGCCAGCGTGAAGGGGTAGAAGTCTACTATCGCGTTGTTTCCAACGAAGCCCGCCGCATCGTCCAATCGCTTTTTGAGGCACCTCCGGAACCATGA
- a CDS encoding class I SAM-dependent rRNA methyltransferase, with amino-acid sequence MTRLTLRAGHDRRARAGHPWIFSNEIGNLDRAPQPGEAVEVFTHRGEFLGMAYYNPHSLIAARILSRARESIDTPEFFHARFRAALLYRQHFYGDLATMRLVHGEGDGLPGLVVDRYGDILSLQILTLGMECRRQAIVQALTDLWQPQAIVARNDVAVRELEGLDCRVEILQGELPEDVIMTEHGLRFRVDVLGGQKTGHFLDQKENHLALKPFVSGHRVLDLFCYSGSWSVHAARYGAREVLGIDISEGALALARENARLNFVEGRCSFERTDVFDFLRSLNRDRQTFDTIILDPPAFVKSRKKLPEAIKGYLTINRRAMEAVTPGGYLFTCSCSHHMSRDIFLDTLSKAAVQAGRAVRLLEMRSQAYDHPVLLSCPETEYLKCAILCVE; translated from the coding sequence ATGACCCGACTGACCCTGCGTGCCGGCCACGATCGCCGCGCCCGAGCGGGACACCCCTGGATATTCAGCAATGAAATTGGAAACCTCGACCGCGCCCCCCAACCGGGGGAGGCGGTCGAGGTTTTCACGCATCGGGGGGAGTTCCTGGGCATGGCCTATTATAATCCCCACTCCCTCATTGCCGCCCGCATTCTCTCGCGCGCCAGAGAGTCCATCGACACCCCCGAGTTTTTTCACGCACGCTTCAGGGCGGCCCTGCTCTACCGTCAGCATTTTTACGGTGATCTGGCCACTATGCGCCTGGTGCATGGCGAGGGCGACGGTCTACCAGGACTCGTGGTCGACCGCTACGGCGACATCCTCTCCCTGCAGATTCTGACCCTGGGCATGGAGTGTCGACGCCAGGCGATTGTGCAGGCTTTGACCGATCTTTGGCAGCCGCAGGCCATCGTCGCCCGCAACGATGTGGCCGTGCGCGAGCTTGAAGGTCTGGACTGCCGGGTGGAAATTCTGCAGGGCGAGTTGCCCGAAGACGTCATAATGACGGAACACGGCTTGCGCTTCCGCGTGGATGTTCTGGGGGGACAGAAGACGGGGCATTTTCTGGATCAGAAAGAGAATCACCTGGCCCTGAAGCCATTCGTATCAGGGCACCGGGTTCTCGACTTGTTCTGCTATTCGGGAAGCTGGTCGGTACACGCCGCCCGCTATGGGGCCCGCGAGGTGCTGGGCATCGACATTTCGGAAGGCGCTCTGGCGCTGGCGCGGGAAAATGCCCGCCTAAATTTTGTGGAAGGCCGCTGTTCTTTCGAAAGAACCGATGTTTTTGATTTTCTGCGCAGCCTCAACCGGGACCGCCAGACCTTCGACACCATCATCCTCGACCCACCGGCCTTCGTCAAAAGTCGCAAGAAACTCCCGGAAGCCATCAAGGGCTATCTCACCATCAACCGCCGGGCCATGGAAGCGGTGACGCCTGGCGGCTACCTCTTTACCTGCTCCTGCTCCCACCATATGAGCCGGGACATCTTTCTGGATACCTTGAGCAAGGCCGCCGTACAGGCAGGCCGGGCCGTACGCCTGCTGGAAATGCGCAGCCAGGCCTACGACCACCCGGTCCTGTTGTCCTGCCCGGAGACCGAATACCTCAAATGCGCCATCCTCTGCGTCGAGTAG
- a CDS encoding methyltransferase domain-containing protein produces MTAAPAVRSHVRRNFSSHAQEYERYAVVQARVIARLVGLLRERAPFRGPVLDIGCGTGLLAAALRPLCPQVTLVVSDLAHGMTCQARRRLPEALALDADGCSLPLAGARFSLVCSSSVYQWVPDLEKAFGEADRVLLPGGVFAFALFGHETLFELKNSHHFALSQVGEGRSSHFQTFPDIQLVRGAMEKGGFHSLHVFEEREIEYHPDVTRLLRSLKGIGAQNASAHRPPGLASRRVMQCMAEHYTRQYGGPEGVPATYQVIYGVGVKGD; encoded by the coding sequence ATGACTGCCGCCCCGGCTGTGCGTTCACACGTGCGGCGAAACTTTTCGAGCCATGCCCAAGAATACGAGCGATACGCGGTCGTGCAGGCGAGAGTCATTGCGCGACTGGTCGGGTTGCTGCGCGAACGGGCTCCTTTTCGGGGTCCCGTACTGGACATTGGCTGCGGAACAGGCCTGCTTGCGGCGGCCCTGCGCCCCCTGTGTCCCCAAGTCACCCTGGTTGTTTCCGATCTCGCCCACGGCATGACCTGCCAGGCCAGGCGGCGGCTACCCGAAGCCTTGGCTCTCGATGCTGACGGCTGCTCGCTTCCCCTGGCCGGCGCCCGTTTCTCCCTGGTCTGTTCGAGCTCGGTCTATCAATGGGTGCCCGATCTGGAAAAGGCTTTTGGTGAAGCCGACCGGGTGCTGTTGCCTGGCGGTGTCTTCGCTTTTGCCCTTTTCGGTCATGAGACGCTCTTCGAGCTGAAGAACTCCCATCACTTTGCCCTGTCGCAGGTTGGAGAAGGAAGATCTTCCCATTTCCAGACTTTTCCGGATATCCAGTTGGTCAGGGGAGCCATGGAGAAAGGGGGTTTTCATTCTCTGCACGTATTTGAGGAGCGTGAAATCGAATACCATCCGGACGTCACCCGGTTGCTGCGCTCTCTCAAGGGGATCGGGGCGCAGAATGCTTCCGCCCATCGTCCGCCTGGCCTGGCGTCACGACGGGTCATGCAGTGCATGGCAGAGCACTACACCCGGCAGTATGGTGGCCCTGAAGGAGTTCCGGCCACGTATCAGGTCATTTATGGAGTTGGCGTAAAAGGCGACTGA
- a CDS encoding alpha/beta fold hydrolase, which yields MKTFVLPDGRRLAYRESGSGPVLVMLHGWSMSSAVFSEAIAAFSSSFRVLAPDLRGHGESEPGPGYLLADLAGDVATWMEKTVEGEVSLLGWSLGGQVALHLAMALREKVGRIILQSTTPRFVAGNGWSAGLPVGQVRAMKRDLDRNYQKAMGDFFSRQFEEGEMSRERFWRVVDFAVRAGRLPLEAVALETLDTLSQVDLRAGLAQIDVPVLVVHGEMDRIIPFAAGAYLAQQLPLARLAALPGAGHAPFLSSPEDVFALWREFLP from the coding sequence ATGAAGACCTTTGTGTTGCCTGACGGTCGCCGCCTCGCCTATCGTGAGTCCGGTTCGGGGCCGGTGCTGGTCATGCTACACGGCTGGAGTATGTCCTCCGCCGTATTCAGCGAAGCCATAGCGGCCTTTTCGTCCTCATTCCGGGTGCTGGCTCCCGACCTGCGCGGACACGGCGAGTCGGAGCCTGGGCCGGGCTACCTGCTGGCCGACCTGGCCGGCGATGTGGCCACTTGGATGGAAAAGACCGTAGAGGGCGAAGTGTCGCTGCTCGGCTGGTCTCTTGGCGGCCAGGTGGCCCTGCATCTGGCCATGGCTCTGCGGGAAAAAGTTGGCAGGATCATTCTGCAATCGACCACCCCTCGTTTTGTGGCCGGCAACGGCTGGAGCGCAGGACTTCCTGTCGGGCAGGTCAGGGCGATGAAACGCGACCTGGACCGCAACTATCAAAAAGCCATGGGAGATTTTTTCTCCCGCCAATTTGAAGAAGGGGAAATGTCCCGGGAACGCTTCTGGCGCGTCGTCGATTTTGCCGTGCGGGCCGGTCGCCTCCCGCTTGAGGCGGTAGCGCTGGAGACTCTGGACACGTTGTCTCAGGTTGATCTGCGGGCCGGTCTGGCGCAGATTGACGTGCCGGTGCTGGTCGTACATGGCGAAATGGATCGGATTATTCCCTTCGCGGCCGGAGCTTACCTGGCGCAGCAGTTGCCCTTGGCACGCCTTGCTGCTTTGCCTGGTGCCGGCCATGCCCCTTTTCTGAGTTCCCCCGAGGACGTTTTTGCGCTGTGGAGAGAGTTTCTGCCATGA